Below is a genomic region from Dioscorea cayenensis subsp. rotundata cultivar TDr96_F1 chromosome 14, TDr96_F1_v2_PseudoChromosome.rev07_lg8_w22 25.fasta, whole genome shotgun sequence.
TAAAGAAAATAGTACAATTTCCATTAGACCACTTCAATTGGTTCAGCATCTAAAACTTCTAAGAGTTTTGAGTCTTGGGCCTTATAATTGAGAGAACTAGGAGAGTGCATACATGTCTTGTAGTTCTTGCTGCATTTTAAGTGTCTCAAGATGTGAATTTATGGTGTATGTGCATAATAAAAAACACTGTGGAGTGTGCAAGTTTTCATATATAAACATCCAAGCGAAATTAACTTGTTAATACTCACAGACAAGCCACACCCAACCAGATCCAAATATCGAATTGGCGGACTCAACAAACTCATCTCTAAATTTATCATACGAACCAAAATCCTTCACAATCTGCTCGAGCAAACCTCCTGAAGGCATTTTGCCTCCACCAGGTTGCATTGATTCCCAAAAGAAGTCATGGTTCCATACCTGAATACCATCATCTACGAGATCAATTGATTGTACTAAACTTACGATGGATAATATGAAGAAATTGAAATCAATAATTCCTCCCTTTTATTATTCCATGACTGCATATTAACAACCATGCATCATTGAAATAAGGAAAAGAAACTAAAATCACCTGAGCAGCATTATTAAACTCTGGTAATGGATTTCCATTATTGTATGTTGCTCTAATCAGTTCCTCCAGGGTGTAGCCATATAATACTGGACTATTGGCTAACTGCTTATTTAGGCCCTCTACATATTCTCTGTGATGTTTTCCCCAATGCACTTCCAATGTCCTCTTGCTCATATATGGTTCCAAAGCATCCTTGAAAGCACAATAAATACTAAACCGTTCAGGACAGAATATGTGTGTATGACATACGCAAACAACCGAAGTAGAGTGATGATACATACAAATTCATATGGAGGAGTTGTCAAACCATAGTAAGCCACAACTTTTAAGCTTCTTCGAGATTCACATAGACATCTCTTGCGCTGCAGATGTTTCAGAAAATATCAGTTCCATGCACGTAAATTGATAAACAttgcaaatttttctaaaattttctaaCTGCACAGAAAGTCCTTAAAATCCTAGTGGTAAAAGCTTTCTCTCTCATTATCATTTTATCTAGCAAGCTGCATCCTCGTTCATATCTGCAACTAGCACTCACATAAAATAATTTCCTAGTCAAAAACTTGACTTTATttggtatatatacaatatacAATCAAGAGAGTATGCAAAACTAAACTACTATAAATTGATAATTGTGGAATTGAATTCACATGATCTGCTCGACAGTTGGCCTGCATGAACAAATTTCATTCAGTTTTACTTAGAACATCCGTTTAGctttagataattaaaaaaaaaaaaagagagagaaaaccATTAATTCTATACAAACACAGCTTTCCTAATGGCTAGGAAATTCCCCAAGTACCTTAAAGCCTACTCTGCCATTTTCATTTTATGGAGCAAGAAGTGTATAGGTCATATCCACTACTAGCACTCAAATAAATTCACTTTCAAGTCAAAATTCTCAATCTTTTCAGTAAGATATAATGAAAAGAACATGCAACAGCGCAACACTAAACTGTCCTATAATCTTCATGATGGAAATGTATGCACATAACCTGTTCGACACATTGCCTGATTAACAAATTTCCTTCAATTCAACTTAGAACACCGCTTTAGCTCTAGATACACAAAATTCATGAAAGTAAAACTCAAATTgagaaattgaagctcttcatacAACCTCGCAATGGGGAGAAGAACAAAACCCAATACTTGGAAGCAAAGCAAGAAGTTGAAAAGGAAAGGCTTGGTTTACATACTAAAACGAGCTTGGGAGAATCAATGGAGCTTGAACGGAGTCCATGAGAGGCCAAGGGAGGAGGATGGCAGCGGCTTGGTAGTGCCAGTGGAAAGCCCATTTCTCTAATGCACTTTCTGTGTCCGAATGAAGCCTAACTAGTTTTTTAAACTTTTGAGaatttagtaaatttttaacttttatttgcatacaaaattttgaaattaaagaatTAAGATATAGCCTAGTAGTTTTCTACTTTACTTGTGTTTAAAAGATCGAGTTAAAATCTCTCAAacacaatgaaaaaataaaaaagtact
It encodes:
- the LOC120275855 gene encoding superoxide dismutase [Fe] 3, chloroplastic isoform X1, which codes for MGFPLALPSRCHPPPLASHGLRSSSIDSPKLVLRKRCLCESRRSLKVVAYYGLTTPPYEFDALEPYMSKRTLEVHWGKHHREYVEGLNKQLANSPVLYGYTLEELIRATYNNGNPLPEFNNAAQVWNHDFFWESMQPGGGKMPSGGLLEQIVKDFGSYDKFRDEFVESANSIFGSGWVWLVLKPEEKKLSIVRTSNAVCPLVWRDFPITGLDLWEHAYYLDYKDDQEDYVNTFMNHLVSWHAATARILRAQAFVNLGEPKIPVA
- the LOC120275855 gene encoding superoxide dismutase [Fe] 3, chloroplastic isoform X2, coding for MGFPLALPSRCHPPPLASHGLRSSSIDSPKLVLRKRCLCESRRSLKVVAYYGLTTPPYEFDALEPYMSKRTLEVHWGKHHREYVEGLNKQLANSPVLYGYTLEELIRATYNNGNPLPEFNNAAQVWNHDFFWESMQPGGGKMPSGGLLEQIVKDFGSYDKFRDEFVESANSIFGSGWVWLVLKPEEKKLSIPITGLDLWEHAYYLDYKDDQEDYVNTFMNHLVSWHAATARILRAQAFVNLGEPKIPVA